CATACTTTTTTGGTTACTTCAGTACGCGGAATCGGTGCGGCACCGATGACTGCTGCCAGAGTTGGGGAAATCGTCATCGGCTTCATGAACGCGGCATTCGGCTTGCGTTCGGCTGCCGGTTTTGCAGCGGCTTTCTTAGGTGCTGCTGCGGCTGCAGTTGTTGCTTTTGCTGCGACAGGTTTTTTTGCTGCTGCTGGTTTTGCTGCCTGGGTCTTTGGTGCTGTTGCCATAAATAGCCTCCTTCACAAATTTCGTGGACGGAGCTTTGATCATTTTGAAAAGCTCCTGCATTGCGTCACTTCACGCATCGCTAATAGTGGTGGGGTTTTTACAGTCATGCAAGTGTTTTTTGCCAGTTTTTACAGAAAAAGCCCCTGAATTTGCGCTTCGTTGGATTCCAGACCAAAAAAATGCCGGATCAGAGGGGGAATCTCTGCGCTCCGGCATTTTTTATCGCTCTTGCTGTGCGCTGAAATTCAGCGTTTTCCGGGCATCATGCCCTTCATTCCGCGCAACATTTTCATCATCCCGCCGCCGCGCAATTTTTTCATCATCGTTTGCATTTGCTCGAATTGATTGAGCATACGATTGACTTCCTGGATCTGTACTCCCGCACCGGTGGCGATGCGGCGCTTGCGCGAAGCTTTGATCAATTCCGGTTTGGCGCGCTCGAGTGCGGTCATGGAATTGATCATTCCTTCCATACGGCGCACTTGTTTCTCGGCATTGTCCATATTGGCACCGGCAGCCGCTTGCTGCATTTGTGCCGGCAGTTTATCCATCAGGTTAGACAAGCCGCCCATGTTTTTCATCTGCGAGATTTGCATCTTGAAATCATTGAGGTCAAATTTTCCGCCATCTTTGATCTTGTGCGCCAAATTTTGAGCTGCCGCAACGTCCATGCCTTTCTGTGCCGATTCTACCAAGGCCAGAATATCGCCCATGCCGAGTACGCGATTGGCCATGCGGGTGGCATCGAAAGCTTCGAGGCCATCGAGTTTTTCTGCCACACCGACGAATTTGATCGGCTTGCCGGTGACATAGCGCACCGACAGGGCGGCACCACCACGGGCGTCACCATCGAGCTTGGTCAGCACCACGCCGGTCAGCGGCAGGGCATCATTGAAGGCCTTGGCGGTATTGACGGCATCTTGACCGAGCATGGCATCGACCACGAACAGGGTTTCGATGGGATTGAGAGCCGCATGCACCGCGGCGATTTCTTGCATCATCGCTGCATCGATACCCAAACGGCCGGCGGTATCGACGATCAGCACTTCATGATGGTGTTTCTTGGCGTAATCGAGTGCGGCCAAGGCAATATCGACCGGCTTTTGCTGCGCTTGCGAGGGGAAGAAGTCGGCCCCGACTTGTTCGGTCACCGATTGCAGCTGCGCGATCGCGGCTGGACGGTAGACGTCGACTGAGACCGTCAAGACTTTTTTCTTTTTTTGCTCGCGC
The sequence above is drawn from the Undibacterium sp. CCC3.4 genome and encodes:
- a CDS encoding SWIB/MDM2 domain-containing protein, giving the protein MATAPKTQAAKPAAAKKPVAAKATTAAAAAPKKAAAKPAAERKPNAAFMKPMTISPTLAAVIGAAPIPRTEVTKKVWEYIKKHNLQDAANKRNINADDKLKAVFDGKPQVSMFEMTKLISGHLS
- the ffh gene encoding signal recognition particle protein gives rise to the protein MLDNLTQRLAKVVKTMRGEARLTESNTADMLREVRMALLEADVALPAVRELIARVKEKALGEEVMASLTPGQALVGVVQKELAALMGADLGPEASLLSFACQPPAIILMAGLQGAGKTTTVGKLAKYLREQKKKKVLTVSVDVYRPAAIAQLQSVTEQVGADFFPSQAQQKPVDIALAALDYAKKHHHEVLIVDTAGRLGIDAAMMQEIAAVHAALNPIETLFVVDAMLGQDAVNTAKAFNDALPLTGVVLTKLDGDARGGAALSVRYVTGKPIKFVGVAEKLDGLEAFDATRMANRVLGMGDILALVESAQKGMDVAAAQNLAHKIKDGGKFDLNDFKMQISQMKNMGGLSNLMDKLPAQMQQAAAGANMDNAEKQVRRMEGMINSMTALERAKPELIKASRKRRIATGAGVQIQEVNRMLNQFEQMQTMMKKLRGGGMMKMLRGMKGMMPGKR